In the genome of Porphyrobacter sp. ULC335, one region contains:
- a CDS encoding NAD(P)/FAD-dependent oxidoreductase — protein MLRITELTLPLHHPDEALPAAICKRLRITPRDLVRFVVARRGHDARDKTNIQLVYSVDVNVKNEAAVLQRFRKDRGVQPAPDPRYHLVATAPEGGTAKRPVVIGAGPCGLFAGLILAQMGFRPIILDRGKVVRERTKDTWGLWRQGVLNPESNAQFGEGGAGTFSDGKLYSRIKDPLNRDRKVLTEFVKAGAPSEILTEAHPHIGTFRLVTMVESMRKSIEALGGEYRFSNRVDGIDITTDAKGDRRVRGVHLSTGEYLEADHVVLAIGHSARDTFAMLHAAGVHVEAKPFSIGVRIEHPQSWIDKSRFGIEAGNRILGAAEYHISHHCKNDRTVYSFCMCPGGTVVAATSEEGRVATNGMSQYSRNERNANSGLVVAIDPVRDFPGDPLAGIALQRHWESRAYVAGGSSYKAPAQRLGDFLAGRPSETLGAVVPSYKPGVHLTDLAQCLPDYAVTAMREALPVFGRQIPGYDHPDVLMTGVETRTSSPIRFTRGKDLQSLNTKGLFPAGEGAGYAGGILSAAVDGIKIAEAVALSLGAALDA, from the coding sequence ATGTTGCGCATCACCGAACTGACCCTGCCGCTCCATCATCCGGACGAGGCCTTGCCCGCTGCCATCTGCAAGCGGCTGAGGATCACCCCGCGCGATCTGGTCCGCTTTGTCGTCGCGCGCCGCGGCCATGACGCGCGCGACAAGACGAACATCCAGCTGGTCTATTCGGTCGACGTGAATGTGAAGAACGAGGCGGCGGTGCTCCAGCGCTTTCGCAAGGATCGCGGTGTCCAGCCTGCCCCGGACCCGCGCTACCATCTGGTGGCCACAGCGCCCGAAGGCGGCACGGCCAAGCGGCCCGTCGTCATCGGCGCGGGGCCTTGCGGCCTGTTTGCCGGCCTGATCCTCGCCCAGATGGGTTTTCGCCCGATCATCCTCGACCGCGGGAAAGTGGTTCGCGAGCGGACCAAAGACACTTGGGGCCTGTGGCGGCAGGGGGTTCTCAACCCCGAATCCAACGCCCAGTTCGGTGAGGGCGGCGCGGGCACCTTTTCCGATGGCAAGCTCTACAGCCGGATCAAGGACCCGCTCAATCGCGACCGCAAGGTTCTGACCGAGTTCGTGAAAGCGGGAGCACCGTCCGAGATCCTCACCGAGGCGCACCCGCATATCGGCACCTTCCGGCTCGTGACGATGGTCGAAAGCATGCGCAAGAGTATCGAGGCGCTCGGCGGCGAATACCGCTTCTCGAACAGGGTCGACGGCATCGATATCACGACCGACGCCAAAGGCGACCGCCGCGTTCGCGGAGTCCATCTGAGTACGGGTGAATATCTGGAAGCTGACCATGTCGTGCTCGCCATCGGTCACAGCGCGCGTGACACGTTTGCGATGCTCCACGCCGCGGGCGTCCATGTCGAGGCGAAGCCGTTCTCGATCGGTGTCAGGATCGAACACCCGCAATCATGGATCGACAAGTCGCGGTTCGGCATCGAAGCTGGTAACCGCATCCTCGGCGCGGCCGAGTATCACATCTCGCACCACTGCAAGAATGACCGGACGGTCTACAGTTTCTGCATGTGCCCCGGCGGCACCGTGGTCGCGGCGACATCCGAGGAAGGGCGCGTCGCCACCAATGGTATGAGCCAGTATTCCCGCAACGAGCGCAACGCAAACTCCGGCCTGGTCGTCGCGATTGATCCGGTGCGCGATTTCCCCGGCGATCCGCTCGCCGGGATCGCGCTGCAACGCCACTGGGAATCGCGGGCCTATGTTGCCGGCGGATCAAGCTATAAAGCCCCGGCCCAACGACTGGGTGACTTCCTCGCCGGACGCCCCTCCGAAACGCTTGGTGCGGTGGTGCCGTCGTACAAGCCGGGCGTGCATCTGACCGATTTGGCGCAATGCCTGCCCGACTATGCTGTAACGGCGATGCGTGAGGCGCTGCCTGTCTTCGGTCGGCAAATCCCGGGGTATGATCACCCCGACGTGTTGATGACCGGTGTCGAAACCCGCACGTCGTCGCCGATCCGTTTCACACGCGGCAAGGATTTACAAAGCCTCAACACGAAGGGGCTGTTTCCTGCCGGAGAAGGTGCCGGTTATGCCGGAGGGATTCTGTCGGCAGCGGTGGACGGGATCAAGATTGCCGAGGCAGTGGCGTTAAGCCTCGGCGCCGCCTTGGACGCGTGA